In Nocardioides bizhenqiangii, the DNA window TGCTAGCCTGATCCGGCTCCACGCACCGCTCCAACCGATGGGCTCCATGGCTACCGTCTTCGTCCGCACTCGACTGCGCACCTTGCTCGTCGCGATGATCGGCCTGGTCGCGATGCTCGGCCTCGTCGCACCGGGGCTCCCGAGCGCCCATGCGGTCCCCACCGACAGCCCGGTCGACACCGTAAGCCTGCGCGGCGAGGTCGTCTACGACCTCGCTGTGCTCGACAGCGGCCGGGTCATCGTCGGCGGCAGGTTCTCCGCTGTCGGCGCCTACCCGCGCTCCAACCTGGGCGCGATCCTCGCCAACGGCAACGTCGACCCCGACTTCGCGCCGACCACGAACGGCGACGTCCACGCGATCGCCGTGTCCACCAACGGCAACCGGATCTTCATCGGCGGCGCCTTCACCGAGGTCAACGGCCAGCCGCGCCACAACCTCGCCGCGATCGACGCCGTCACCGGCGCGCTCATCCGCGGTTGGCGGGCCGACACCGCCGGTGCCAACCCCGCCGTCAGGTCCCTCGCGGTCAGCGGTGGCCGGCTCTACGTCGGCGGCAAGTTCAACGGCATCGACGGCTTCGACAAGCAGAAGCTCGCCGCGATCGACGCACGTTACGGTCACGTGCTGCACTGGGCCACCTGGCTCAACGGCGGCGTGAACGAGGTGCGGGTCGCTCCCGACGGCACCGTCTGGGTCGGCGGCGAGTTCACCAGGATCCGCGGCCAGAGTCGTCCGTACGTCGGCGGGATCGATCCCGTCACCGGACAGCCGACCGGCTTCGTCGCGACGGGCAACGACAGCCGGATCATCACCCTCGGGCTCAGCGCCGACGGCGACTGGGTCTACACCGGCAACAACTCGAACCGGGTGAATGCCTACCGGCCGTCGCAGTCCGGCGCGCCCGTCTGGACGCGCCGCCCCGACGGCAACACCCAGGGCTTCGCCGTGTCGGGCACGCACGTCTACCTGTGCGGCCACATGAAGGGCTTTCCCGACGACGGCAGCGTGCACAGGTACTTCGCCGCCCTCGACCGCTCCACCGGCGCGACGGCCGCCTGGGACCCGCGCGCCACCGGCTACTTCAAGGGCTGCTGGTCGCTCGCCATCGACGGCGGCGACCTCTACGCCGTCGGCGGCTTCACGAGGTTCGACGGAGTCACGCAGCGCCTCTTCGCAAAGTTCGGCGGTACGGCGTAGCCGCCCACGAGGCCGCAGTCCTACCCTCAACGGATGGACGTCGTCCGCACCCCTGAGTCCCGGTTCGACGACCTCCCCGGCTACCCGTTCGCGCCGCACCACGTCGACGTCCAGGCGTCGGAAGGCCCCGCCGTCCGGATGCACTACGTCGACGAGGGCCCCCGCGACGGGCCGCCCGTCGTGCTCCTGCACGGCGAGCCGACCTGGAGCTACCTGTACCGGACCATGATCCCGCCGCTGGTCGACGCGGGACGCCGGGTGCTGGCGCCGGACCTGATCGGCTTCGGCAAGTCCGACAAGCCCACCCGGATCGAGGACTACACCTACCTGCGTCACGTCGAGTGGGTCACCGACTGGTTCGAGAGCCTCGACCTGACCGGCGTCACCGCCTTCGTGCAGGACTGGGGCGCGCTGATCGGGCTGCGGATCGCCGCCGAGCAGGAGCACCGGTTCGGCCGGCTGATGGTGGGCAACGGATTCCTGCCGACCGCACAGCACAGCACGCCGCTCGGCTTCCGCGTCTGGCGCGCGTTCGCCCGCTACACCCCGGTTTTCAAGGCGGGCCTCATCGTGCAGGCCGCGACGGTGACCAGGGTGCCGCGCGCTGTCATGGCGGCGTACGACGCCCCGTTCCCGAGCTCCGAGCACCTGGCCGGTGCGCGCGCCTTCCCGCAGCTGGTGCCGACCGAGCCCGACGATCCTGCGGTGCCCGCCAACCGGGCGGCGTGGGACGCGCTCGGCAGGTGGGAGAAGCCGTTGCTCTGCGTCTTCGGCGCCCACGACCCGATCCTCGGCAAGGCCGACCGGGCGCTGATCGAGCACGTCCCCGGCGCCAAGGGGCAGCCGCACGACCGGATCCGGGCCGGCCACTTCATCCAGGAGGACGCTGGTCCCGAGCTGGCAGCGCGCCTGCTCACCTGGGGATGAAGCGCGCTCTCAGTCCGAGGTGTAGGCCATCGAGGGCCCGCGGAAGAACTGGGCCGCGTTGACCAGCAGCGACTCGGCGTAGCTCAGCTCGAGGCCGGTGACGACCTCGGCCATCGCCAGGGCGACGGCGAACTCGTCGGGCGCGTCGTCGTCGCGGCCCTGTTCGAAGAGTGGTCGCAGCTCGGTCGGCACGACCTCCGGCTCGTCGACACTCAGGAGCTCGTGGGCGTCGAAGAGGACCTCGGCATCGCGGGCGCAGCCGAACCTCACGTGCGCCTCGACGTTGCTGCGGACGACCGCCGCCGCGGCGCCGTCGCGCGACATCGCCTGCAGGGCGTCGAGGCTGGGGTCGCCGTAGCCGGTGTACTCGACACCCAGGATGCCGCCGTCGATCTCGACCAGAGCCCACGCGGCGTAGTCGGAGTCGTGCTTGTTGTCCCAGGGATGAACGACCGGCTCGTGCAGGTCGACGTCGAGCGCGCGGGCGACCGCGTCACGGGAGGCGCCGGCGACGACGAGGACGGTCAGCGACTCGGGATCCCCGAGCGAGTCCATCAGCTCGTCGTAGTACTCCACCGTCGCGGCCACACTGCGAGCGTAGAACGAGGACGGCGCCCTCGTCAGCCGGTTACCGAAGGATGGTCCAGCGCCGCGCGCAACGCGGCGACCGCCTGCAGGTCCGACGGCAGCCAGTCGACCGACCCCAGTTCGTTGGCGGTGAGGCGGCGCAGCTCGTCGTGGTCCTCGCTGCGGTGGAGGTCGCCGGCCGTGACGACGGCGAAGTAGAGGCGGAGGACGTACTGCTCGGAGATCGGCCACCCGCCGTCCGGCCCGGGGAGCTCGGCGCCCACCGCGATCTCGACGCCGAGCTCCTCGCGGATCTCCCGCGCCAGCGCGGCCTCCGGCGTCTCGTCGGCTTCGACCTTGCCGCC includes these proteins:
- a CDS encoding haloalkane dehalogenase, translating into MDVVRTPESRFDDLPGYPFAPHHVDVQASEGPAVRMHYVDEGPRDGPPVVLLHGEPTWSYLYRTMIPPLVDAGRRVLAPDLIGFGKSDKPTRIEDYTYLRHVEWVTDWFESLDLTGVTAFVQDWGALIGLRIAAEQEHRFGRLMVGNGFLPTAQHSTPLGFRVWRAFARYTPVFKAGLIVQAATVTRVPRAVMAAYDAPFPSSEHLAGARAFPQLVPTEPDDPAVPANRAAWDALGRWEKPLLCVFGAHDPILGKADRALIEHVPGAKGQPHDRIRAGHFIQEDAGPELAARLLTWG
- a CDS encoding (deoxy)nucleoside triphosphate pyrophosphohydrolase, yielding MPRTVVGAIVVDSVDRPSYVVAARRTKPPALAGKWEFPGGKVEADETPEAALAREIREELGVEIAVGAELPGPDGGWPISEQYVLRLYFAVVTAGDLHRSEDHDELRRLTANELGSVDWLPSDLQAVAALRAALDHPSVTG
- a CDS encoding outer membrane protein assembly factor BamB family protein; the protein is MATVFVRTRLRTLLVAMIGLVAMLGLVAPGLPSAHAVPTDSPVDTVSLRGEVVYDLAVLDSGRVIVGGRFSAVGAYPRSNLGAILANGNVDPDFAPTTNGDVHAIAVSTNGNRIFIGGAFTEVNGQPRHNLAAIDAVTGALIRGWRADTAGANPAVRSLAVSGGRLYVGGKFNGIDGFDKQKLAAIDARYGHVLHWATWLNGGVNEVRVAPDGTVWVGGEFTRIRGQSRPYVGGIDPVTGQPTGFVATGNDSRIITLGLSADGDWVYTGNNSNRVNAYRPSQSGAPVWTRRPDGNTQGFAVSGTHVYLCGHMKGFPDDGSVHRYFAALDRSTGATAAWDPRATGYFKGCWSLAIDGGDLYAVGGFTRFDGVTQRLFAKFGGTA